In a single window of the Coffea eugenioides isolate CCC68of chromosome 3, Ceug_1.0, whole genome shotgun sequence genome:
- the LOC113766698 gene encoding nifU-like protein 4, mitochondrial has translation YGSLSSQKVAGINGLRCLPKRFIYCYAAATSNSILDFNSLKSSLLPSTTHFAGQRRTMFIQTQATPNPLSLMFFPGKPVMEGGSADFPNARAAMNSPLAKALFGIDGITRVFFGSDFVTVTKSEDASWEFLKPEIFAAIMDFSTSGKPLIMDSNSLDSTDTAIHEDDSETVAMIKELLETRIRPAVQDDGGDIEYRGFVPETGIVRLKMQGACSGCPSSSVTLKSGIENMLMHYVPEVKGVEQELDTEDEDPALTGAAYE, from the exons TATGGATCATTATCATCGCAAAAAGTAGCCGGAATCAATGGGCTTCGATGCTTACCCAAGCGATTCATCTATTGTTATGCTGCGGCGACGTCCAACTCCATCTTGGATTTCAATTCGTTGAAATCATCACTTTTACCTTCGACGACCCATTTCGCAG GACAGAGGAGGACCATGTTTATTCAAACACAAGCAACCCCTAATCCATTGTCACTGATGTTCTTTCCTGGGAAGCCTGTCATGGAAGGTGGCAGTGCTGATTTTCCTAATGCTCGTGCAGCCATGAATTCTCCTCTCGCAAAGGCTTTATTTGGAATTGATG GGATTACACGAGTCTTCTTCGGTTCTGACTTTGTAACTGTGACAAAGTCGGAGGATGCTTCTTGGGAATTTTTAAAGCCTGAAATATTTGCAGCAATCATGGACTTTTCTACGTCTGGGAAGCCACTAATCATGGATTCAAATAGTTTGGATTCCACGGACACAGCTATCCATGAAGATGATTCAGAAACTGTAGCGATGATCAAAGAACTTTTGGAGACCCGTATTCGACCAGCAGTACAAGACGATGGTGGTGATATTGAGTACAGAGGATTTGTTCCAGAAACTGGAATAGTCAGACTAAAAATGCAAGGTGCATGCAGTGGTTGCCCTAGCTCATCTGTCACTCTGAAGTCTGGCATCGAAAACATGCTGATGCACTATGTTCCAGAAGTCAAAGGTGTGGAACAGGAACTTGATACTGAAGATGAAGATCCTGCACTGACTGGAGCAGCTTATGAGTAG
- the LOC113766699 gene encoding L-type lectin-domain containing receptor kinase IV.1-like, with protein sequence MEKSLLRTIKKTTTIVAKQSPPYYKCLSFGLVKKQSKFHIVVGAAASDDVGFIFQGFQSSNLSLDGLATVTNNGLLRITNTTKFRTGHAFYPKTGHAFYPNPINFKSTHNSSAFSFSTQFVFAIVPEVSRVNGPGIAFVIAPTRNLTEVGFSQFLGLVDGNTDGNQTNHVFAVELDTFQHQEVEDINANHVGIDVNSVKSIVSSPASYQANNNNSFDNLTLSSGQRMQLWVEYDGADRRINVTLAPIAAAKPHTPLLSLTYDLSPILKQTMYVGFSAASSPLDMGTSQFVLGWSFRVNGVAQALDLSRLPKLPRFGPKKVSKFFTVGLPLICILLSLTLTSGVAYYLRRKWKYAEVLEEWELAYGPHRFKYKDLYVATKGFTEKQLLGEGGFGRVYRGILTTNKVEVAVKKVSHHASQGMKEFVAEIVSIGRLSHRNLVPLLGYCRRKGELLLVYEFMSKGSLDSFLFNQPKRTLNWSERFRVIRGVASGLLYLHEEWEQVVIHRDVKASNVLLDDELNGRLGDFGLARLYDHGTLPQTTHVAGSLGYLAPEYSRTGKATTSTDVYAFGAFLLEVACGRRPIEPRAEPEENIILVDWVFSCWKAGNILQAADQKLGTEYVKEEAEMVLKLGLLCSHSQPKIRPSMRQVLLYLYGSVALPDLSPLAMGISAFGLGSAQPAGFEDIPSSFATFTDQYFLHSVADSILSGGR encoded by the exons ATGGAGAAGAGCCTGCTCCGTACAATTAAAAAGACCACTACCATAGTGGCCAAGCAGTCGCCACCATATTATAAATGCTTGTCATTTGGCTTAGTTAAAAAGCAGTCGAAGT TTCACATCGTAGTTGGTGCAGCAGCTTCTGATGATGTTGGGTTCATCTTTCAAGGatttcaatcatcaaatttAAGCCTGGATGGATTAGCCACAGTCACCAACAATGGCCTCCTACGAATAACCAACACCACCAAATTTCGAACCGGGCATGCCTTCTATCCTAAAACCGGGCATGCCTTCTATCCTAATCCCATCAACTTCAAGAGCACACATAACAGTTCAGCTTTCTCCTTTTCCACCCAGTTTGTGTTTGCTATAGTACCCGAAGTCTCACGCGTGAATGGTCCTGGAATAGCTTTCGTGATTGCACCAACAAGAAACCTTACAGAAGTGGGTTTCTCACAGTTCCTAGGCCTCGTCGATGGAAACACCGACGGGAATCAAACAAATCATGTTTTTGCTGTGGAGCTTGACACTTTCCAACACCAAGAAGTTGAAGATATTAATGCCAACCATGTTGGTATTGATGTCAACTCGGTGAAATCCATCGTATCCAGCCCAGCAAGTTACCAAGCTAATAACAATAATTCATTTGACAACTTAACTCTTAGCAGCGGTCAGCGGATGCAACTTTGGGTGGAATACGACGGGGCGGACAGGAGAATCAATGTTACATTAGCTCCAATAGCGGCTGCCAAACCACATACTCCTCTTTTGTCTTTGACATATGATCTTTCGCCAATTTTAAAGCAAACCATGTATGTTGGCTTTTCTGCAGCCTCTAGTCCACTCGACATGGGAACATCTCAGTTTGTACTTGGATGGAGCTTCAGGGTCAATGGTGTTGCACAAGCTCTTGATCTGTCTCGGCTCCCCAAGCTACCTCGGTTTGGACCTAAGAAAGTGTCTAAATTTTTCACCGTCGGATTGCCCCTGATTTGCATACTTTTGTCATTAACTCTAACATCTGGAGTAGCTTATTATTTGAGGAGGAAGTGGAAGTATGCAGAAGTGCTGGAAGAATGGGAGCTTGCTTATGGACCTCACAGGTTCAAATATAAAGATTTATACGTTGCCACCAAGGGGTTTACAGAAAAACAGCTATTGGGAGAAGGCGGATTTGGCAGGGTCTACAGAGGCATTTTGACAACAAACAAGGTTGAGGTTGCTGTCAAGAAGGTCTCTCATCACGCAAGCCAGGGAATGAAAGAATTTGTTGCAGAAATCGTCAGTATTGGCCGCTTAAGCCATAGAAATTTAGTGCCGCTCCTGGGTTATTGTCGGCGTAAAGGAGAGTTACTTTTGGTATATGAATTCATGTCCAAGGGTAGTCTAGACAGTTTTCTGTTCAACCAACCAAAGCGTACCCTCAACTGGAGCGAAAGATTTCGAGTCATCAGAGGTGTGGCTTCAGGATTACTCTATCTACACGAAGAATGGGAGCAAGTTGTGATCCACCGAGATGTAAAAGCCAGTAATGTATTGTTAGATGATGAACTGAATGGAAGATTAGGAGATTTCGGCCTGGCAAGGCTATACGATCATGGAACTCTACCTCAAACCACCCATGTAGCGGGATCTCTTGGCTACCTTGCCCCTGAGTATAGCAGGACAGGGAAGGCCACAACGAGCACTGATGTATATGCTTTTGGGGCCTTTTTGCTAGAGGTTGCCTGTGGAAGGAGGCCAATAGAACCCCGAGCAGAGCCAGAAGAGAATATCATTTTGGTAGATTGGGTATTTTCGTGCTGGAAAGCAGGAAATATTCTCCAGGCTGCTGATCAAAAGTTGGGCACTGAGTATGTGAAAGAGGAAGCAGAAATGGTGTTGAAATTAGGCTTATTGTGCTCTCATTCGCAACCAAAGATTAGGCCAAGTATGAGGCAAGTTTTGTTGTACCTGTATGGATCAGTTGCTCTGCCAGATTTATCTCCACTGGCCATGGGCATTTCCGCTTTCGGTCTTGGCTCCGCCCAACCTGCTGGCTTTGAAGATATCCCATCGTCATTTGCTACTTTTACAGATCAATATTTCTTACATTCTGTAGCAGACTCTATTCTCTCAGGTGGTCGGTAA
- the LOC113766701 gene encoding WEB family protein At1g12150-like has translation MFGFHIRTRPLDSTILAGLPKPIVGTPRSSNGGSPRTEMGEVDTSAPFQSVKAVVSLFGDAAASPRSNNDDNNKKQPLLSRKPKNSSAAMRVLEKESALHLALKQLEDFRAQLKCTETTKAQAFWELEKANRTLQELTNKLEIISESKQAAIEEIEAAKQRAKELEEHKSSRQHLGIDAWKQDVNNEREPYKASAAELISAKQELTTLRQDFDRVLEAKLAAFQEVADTQHLTQVYQDRLTRISSEITTLRDTLGEVKLATLQAQEEGNKHHEEKQARFQSHQTTKEQVELKIKSLKEEFDASEILEEKLEETTEAIKLLQEQLQNVRESDMSSLKIATAELDDATRKLREIVQEQNLQRSSVDFLKEELDNVKRGHFELKGKASEAELRAETLQSQLERYKAQLDAALAGDPQGEYCWRRLPAALLEDGQLLSSPIVLPLLISMLEQPWIVSRTMY, from the exons ATGTTTGGATTCCACATACGAACTCGTCCCTTGGATTCTACAATTCTGGCGGGTTTGCCAAAACCAATAGTGGGAACTCCAAGATCTAGCAATGGAGGCTCTCCAAGAACTGAGATGGGAGAGGTGGACACCAGTGCTCCATTTCAATCTGTCAAGGCCGTGGTTAGCTTATTCGGGGATGCTGCAGCCTCGCCTAGGTCCAACAACGACGACAACAACAAGAAGCAGCCCCTTCTATCTAGAAAGCCAAAAAATTCCTCTGCTGCTATGAG AGTGCTCGAGAAAGAATCCGCTCTTCACTTGGCCCTCAAGCAACTGGAGGACTTCAGGGCACAACTCAAATGCACAGAAACTACAAAAGCTCAAGCTTTTTGGGAATTGGAGAAAGCCAATAGAACGCTACAGGAACTGACAAACAAGCTCGAAATCATTAGTGAATCCAAGCAAGCGGCTATCGAGGAAATAGAAGCTGCAAAGCAAAGAGCCAAGGAGCTCGAGGAACACAAATCCAGCAGACAACACCTTGGCATCGATGCTTGGAAACAAGACGTCAACAACGAAAGAGAACCATACAAGGCCTCCGCTGCTGAGCTCATTTCTGCTAAACAAGAGCTTACAACCCTCCGACAGGATTTTGATCGAGTCCTCGAAGCAAAACTGGCTGCATTTCAAGAGGTTGCGGACACCCAACACCTCACCCAAGTTTACCAAGACAGGCTAACTCGAATTTCCAGTGAAATCACCACCTTGCGCGATACACTGGGAGAGGTAAAGTTGGCCACTCTCCAGGCGCAAGAAGAAGGAAATAAGCATCATGAAGAAAAGCAGGCTCGCTTCCAATCTCACCAAACAACCAAGGAACAAGTAGAGCTGAAAATCAAATCCTTGAAAGAAGAATTTGATGCTAGCGAAATTCTCGAGGAAAAGCTCGAAGAAACAACGGAGGCAATTAAGCTTTTGCAAGAACAGCTGCAAAATGTTAGAGAATCAGATATGTCCTCTCTGAAAATCGCCACAGCAGAGCTTGATGATGCTACAAGGAAACTGCGAGAAATTGTGCAGGAACAAAACTTACAGAGAAGCTCAGTAGATTTCCTTAAGGAGGAGCTTGATAATGTCAAGAGGGGCCATTTTGAATTGAAGGGCAAGGCATCAGAAGCAGAATTAAGAGCTGAAACTTTGCAAAGTCAATTGGAGAGATATAAAGCACAGCTCGACGCAGCTCTTGCAGGAGATCCCCAAGGAGAGTACTGTTGG CGGCGTCTCCCTGCAGCGTTGCTTGAGGATGGTCAGCTCTTGAGCAGTCCAATCGTCCTGCCTCTACTGATATCCATGCTAGAGCAACCCTGGATCGTCTCACGAACTATGtactga